The genomic window GCGCAAATTCGCCGGCATATGAAATCGTATAATCTCCAAAGTGAACCGTTAGAAGCTCGGTATCATGAGGTATTTCAGCAGATTATTCATAAGCCGGTAATCTATCAGATTGTGCAGGAGCTACTTGCATTCACCGTCCGTTTGCTAGATCAAGTTAAGGCTCAGCAGCTTCAGGAAGGACCACGTTCCTTAGTTGAAAAAGCAAGGGAATTTATTGAATCTAACTATTGGGATGCTGGATGGAATTTGGCCGCGTGCGCAGATGCCCTCAGAATTAATAAAAGCACACTTAGCAGACGTTTTGCTGCAGAATCAGGCATATCTTTTAGGGATTTACTCCATCAAGTAAGGATACGAGAAGCAAAACGCCTTCTACATGAAACAGATTTATCTTTAGAAGAAGTAGCAAAATTAACGGGCTATGCTCATCAAACGTATTTTAATGCAAAGTTTAAACAGCTTGAAGGCTGCACACCATCTGCCTATCGAAGTGGTTATAGCCATTAAACCTTTTTAACTAAGGTTTTAAGTTAACGCCCATCGGCCAGTTTTTTTCGACATGAAGGGCGTTTATGCCCCTCCCTTATCGCCCATTTTTCCGAGACGGACATTTCGAGCTGCTCTTACACCCGAAATGCTTTTAATATCCCTATCTACTAAAATTGAAATAAATCATAAAAAACATAGTTTAAATAAAAAGTAACGCAATCAATCATAAAAAAGTCAATAAATTATAAATAATTATCTGAAATTTCCCTATAGAATAAAAATATAAACGAATAGGAGGTATGTAAAATGAAAACGGTTGCGAATGAAAAGATTATTAGATACAGAGGAACAGATTTAAATACAAAAGGGTGGCAGCAAGAGGCAGCACTGCGAATGCTGATGAATAACTTAGATCAGGACGTAGCGGAGCATCCAGAAGAGCTTGTAGTTTACGGTGGCATTGGAAAAGCCGCGCGAAATTGGGAATGCTTTGATGCCATTGTAAAATCCTTGACAGAGCTAGAAAATGACGAAACCTTACTCATTCAATCAGGTAAGCCTGTAGCTATTTTTAAATCACATACGGATGCACCTAGAGTTCTTCTAGCAAACTCAAATATTGTCCCTGCCTATGCGAATTGGGATACATTCCATGAACTCGATAAAAAAGGTTTAATGATGTACGGGCAAATGACAGCGGGCAGCTGGATTTATATCGGTTCACAAGGAATTGTTCAAGGAACTTATGAAACGTTTGCTGAGCTTGCTAAGCAGCATTTTAATAATTCACTGAAACATACAATTACATTAACAGCTGGCCTAGGTGGAATGGGTGGTGCTCAGCCGCTTGCTGTTACGATGAATGGCGGAGTATGTATCGGTATTGAAGTCGATGAAACAAGGGTTGACCGCCGAATCGAAACACGCTACACAGATGTGAAAACAAAATCCCTTGATGAAGCGATTCAATGGGCTCAAGAAGCGAAATTGTCTGGCAAGGCTCTATCGATTGGTTTGATCGGAAATGCATCAGATATTTTACCAGAAATGATTGCCAAAGGATTTATCCCAGATGTATTAACAGACCAGACCTCAGCCCATGACCCATTGAATGGATATGTTCCTTCAGGCATGACTTTGGAGGCTGCTGCTGAGTTACGCCAAGCTGATCCAGTAGAATATGTAAAACTCTCCAAGGCTTCAATGGCAAAGCATGTTGAAGCGATGTTAGAAATGATGGAAAAGGGAGCAATTACATTTGATTACGGCAACAATATCCGTCAGGTTG from Bacillus sp. DTU_2020_1000418_1_SI_GHA_SEK_038 includes these protein-coding regions:
- the hutU gene encoding urocanate hydratase, which encodes MKTVANEKIIRYRGTDLNTKGWQQEAALRMLMNNLDQDVAEHPEELVVYGGIGKAARNWECFDAIVKSLTELENDETLLIQSGKPVAIFKSHTDAPRVLLANSNIVPAYANWDTFHELDKKGLMMYGQMTAGSWIYIGSQGIVQGTYETFAELAKQHFNNSLKHTITLTAGLGGMGGAQPLAVTMNGGVCIGIEVDETRVDRRIETRYTDVKTKSLDEAIQWAQEAKLSGKALSIGLIGNASDILPEMIAKGFIPDVLTDQTSAHDPLNGYVPSGMTLEAAAELRQADPVEYVKLSKASMAKHVEAMLEMMEKGAITFDYGNNIRQVAKDEGVENAFAFPGFVPAYIRPQFCEGKGPFRWAALSGDPEDIYKTDEVILREFSYNTHLCNWIRMAREKIQFQGLPSRICWLGYGERARFGKIINDMVAKGELKAPIVIGRDHLDSGSVASPNRETEGMKDGSDVVADWPILNAMINAVGGATWVSVHHGGGVGMGYSLHAGMVIVADGTQEAEARLERVLTTDPGMGVVRHVDAGYELAEKTAREKGVNIPMLKKGNE